A window of Syngnathoides biaculeatus isolate LvHL_M chromosome 9, ASM1980259v1, whole genome shotgun sequence contains these coding sequences:
- the mmaa gene encoding methylmalonic aciduria type A protein, mitochondrial → MRRLHSPLLRHIAATNWLHHKLFIGRSLCQPNHICKQWRAVRTTLNQHVQDLTGPEQMLVNKLYAGLIGGHRASLAESITLVETQHPRKKELAQMLLQRVLAYRKDQESRNDGKPLSFRVGLSGPPGAGKSSFIEVVGKMLTGRGHKVSVLAVDPSSCTTGGSLMGDKTRMTELSRDMNAFIRPSPTSGTLGGVTRTTNEAVVLCEGAGYDVVLVETVGVGQSEFAVADMVDMFVLLIPPAGGDELQGIKRGIIERADLVVVTKSDGDLVVPARRIQAEYTSAMKLLRRQSKSWNPKVVRASSHTLEGIPEVWAKVQSYRQAMLASGELQGRRRAQQKVWMWTLIQENVLAHFRHHPAVREALPHLEERVTRGDISPGLASDLLLKAFLASSS, encoded by the exons ATGAGACGTCTGCACTCCCCGCTCCTTCGCCACATTGCTGCCACCAACTGGCTCCATCACAAGCTTTTCATCGGGCGCAGTCTCTGTCAACCCAACCACATCTGCAAACAATGGCGGGCTGTGCGCACCACCTTGAATCAGCACGTTCAGGACTTGACCGGACCCGAGCAGATGCTGGTGAATAAACTCTACGCGGGTCTTATCGGGGGTCACCGAGCTTCTCTGGCTGAGTCCATCACGCTGGTGGAGACGCAGCATCCGCGGAAGAAGGAGCTGGCCCAGATGCTGCTGCAGAGGGTGCTGGCTTACAGGAAGGACCAGGAGAGCCGAAATGATGGGAAGCCGCTGTCCTTTAGAGTAG GTCTCTCCGGTCCTCCGGGAGCGGGGAAGTCGTCGTTCATCGAGGTGGTGGGGAAGATGCTGACGGGACGTGGGCATAAAGTGTCGGTGCTGGCCGTCGACCCGTCCTCCTGCACGACGGGAG GCTCCCTGATGGGCGACAAGACCCGCATGACAGAACTCTCCCGTGACATGAACGCCTTCATCCGACCGTCGCCCACGTCGGGGACGCTCGGCGGCGTCACCAGGACGACCAACGAAGCCGTCGTGCTCTGCGAAGGGGCGGGTTACGACGTCGTCCTCGTAGAGACTGTGG GTGTCGGCCAGTCCGAGTTTGCAGTGGCGGACATGGTTGACATGTTTGTGTTGCTAATTCCGCCAGCAGGGGGCGACGAACTGCAG GGCATCAAGAGGGGCATCATCGAGAGGGCCGACCTAGTGGTGGTGACCAAGTCGGACGGAGACCTAGTGGTGCCAGCCAGGAGGATCCAGGCGGAATACACCAGCGCTATGAAGCTGCTCAGGAGGCAGTCCAAGTCCTGGAACCCCAAG GTGGTCCGCGCGTCCTCGCACACCCTTGAGGGCATCCCGGAGGTGTGGGCGAAGGTGCAATCGTACCGCCAGGCCATGTTGGCCAGCGGTGAGCTTCAGGGGCGCCGCCGGGCCCAGCAGAAGGTGTGGATGTGGACCTTGATCCAGGAGAACGTCCTGGCCCACTTCCGGCATCACCCCGCCGTCCGCGAGGCCCTGCCCCACCTGGAGGAGAGGGTCACCCGCGGGGACATCTCCCCTGGCCTGGCGTCCGACCTGCTCCTCAAGGCCTTTCTGGCGTCGTCCTCGTAG